Proteins encoded by one window of Bryobacteraceae bacterium:
- a CDS encoding polymorphic toxin type 44 domain-containing protein produces MDQNIATATAYAKALHDRAEMALDSDRSLAHTAASFLTLRWFYNKVKAGGDWDYKRGYEGDTTGHGLAEAYGNFNFGATAAALGIPYYIGQNGAGLAQIDDNLTLGKVLRMVKSLFGVDMPEDSTFAGIPFLKWPFGDQREDAEQIMDGYAFYESLKAGTCK; encoded by the coding sequence GTGGATCAAAATATCGCAACAGCCACGGCATACGCGAAGGCTCTCCACGATCGAGCGGAGATGGCTCTAGATTCGGACCGAAGTCTCGCACACACTGCTGCCTCCTTCCTAACGCTGCGGTGGTTCTACAACAAAGTGAAGGCGGGCGGCGACTGGGACTACAAAAGAGGATACGAAGGCGACACTACCGGTCACGGGCTCGCAGAGGCCTACGGCAACTTCAATTTCGGCGCAACGGCCGCGGCGCTGGGAATACCCTACTACATCGGTCAGAACGGCGCAGGCCTAGCACAAATAGATGACAATCTGACACTCGGCAAGGTGCTGAGAATGGTGAAATCTCTCTTTGGAGTCGACATGCCAGAAGATAGCACCTTCGCCGGGATCCCATTCCTCAAGTGGCCGTTTGGTGACCAACGTGAGGATGCGGAGCAGATAATGGATGGCTATGCCTTTTATGAGAGTCTAAAGGCCGGAACATGCAAATAG
- a CDS encoding RHS repeat-associated core domain-containing protein encodes MKTTCDSMAMPLSLSDDQSEVTVSAVTYNHRNQMTSMTGPNSTTVGWGFNEMGQLVSMGTGGITETYHYAPGTNNGRIMKKVTNGEEVVYQYDAINRLVRSTAETWEETYSLDGFGNLTGRTSPQGSFSLGINSATNKFAASSEHDVHGNYVMSGAYQFDIENRLAQANRVLDAGSDYYAYGNGNKRIYKRVEQDGQPNKHYVYLYGVAGERIGHYEVTSTQVVRLTEWYYFAGRTVAEGTGSVTAVVTDRLGNVRKRGGTVYDYYPYGQEKPSPTVGDAAKFGTYYRDAGTGLDYADQRYFNVNHGRFMSPDPYQASGGRGIRGRGTGLLMSAGIQLTGPTR; translated from the coding sequence TTGAAAACAACGTGCGACTCGATGGCGATGCCGTTGTCGCTGAGCGATGACCAAAGCGAGGTAACGGTGAGCGCGGTGACGTATAACCACCGGAATCAGATGACGTCGATGACGGGGCCGAACTCGACGACGGTGGGATGGGGTTTCAACGAGATGGGGCAGTTGGTGTCGATGGGGACGGGGGGAATCACGGAGACGTACCACTACGCGCCGGGGACAAACAACGGGCGGATCATGAAGAAGGTGACGAACGGGGAGGAAGTGGTCTACCAGTATGACGCGATCAATCGATTAGTGCGGTCGACGGCGGAGACGTGGGAGGAGACTTACTCGCTGGATGGGTTTGGGAACCTGACGGGACGGACGAGTCCGCAGGGATCGTTCAGTCTGGGGATCAATTCGGCAACGAACAAGTTCGCGGCTTCGAGCGAGCACGATGTTCACGGGAACTACGTGATGAGCGGTGCGTATCAGTTCGACATCGAGAATAGACTTGCGCAGGCGAACCGGGTGCTGGACGCGGGGTCGGATTACTACGCGTACGGGAACGGGAACAAGCGGATCTACAAGCGGGTGGAGCAGGACGGGCAGCCGAACAAGCACTACGTGTATCTGTACGGGGTGGCCGGGGAGCGGATTGGGCATTACGAGGTGACGTCGACGCAGGTGGTGCGGTTGACGGAGTGGTATTACTTCGCGGGTCGGACGGTGGCGGAGGGGACAGGGTCAGTAACGGCGGTGGTGACGGATCGGTTGGGGAACGTGCGGAAGCGCGGGGGGACGGTTTACGATTACTATCCGTACGGGCAGGAGAAGCCGAGTCCGACGGTGGGGGATGCGGCGAAGTTCGGGACGTATTATCGGGATGCGGGGACGGGGTTGGACTATGCGGACCAGCGGTATTTCAATGTGAACCACGGTCGGTTCATGAGTCCGGACCCGTATCAGGCGAGTGGGGGCCGGGGGATCCGGGGTCGTGGAACCGGTTTGCTTATGTCGGCGGGGATCCAACTAACTGGACCGACAAGGTAG
- a CDS encoding RHS repeat-associated core domain-containing protein — MEQDGQPNKHYVYLYGVGGERIGHYEVTSTQVVRLTEWYYFAGRTVAEGTGSVTAVVTDRLGNVRKRGGTVYDYYPYGQEKPSPTAGDAAKFGTYYRDAGTGLDYADQRYFNVNHGRFMSPDPYQASGGPGEPGSWNRYAYVGGSGGAVGS, encoded by the coding sequence GTGGAGCAGGACGGACAGCCGAACAAGCACTACGTGTATCTGTACGGAGTGGGCGGGGAGCGGATCGGACATTACGAGGTGACGTCGACGCAGGTGGTGCGGTTGACGGAGTGGTATTACTTCGCGGGACGGACAGTGGCGGAGGGGACGGGGTCAGTGACGGCGGTGGTGACGGACCGGTTGGGGAACGTGCGGAAGCGCGGGGGAACGGTTTACGATTACTATCCGTATGGGCAGGAGAAGCCGAGTCCGACGGCGGGGGACGCGGCGAAGTTCGGGACGTACTATCGGGATGCGGGGACGGGGTTGGACTATGCGGACCAGCGGTATTTCAATGTGAACCATGGTCGGTTCATGAGTCCGGACCCGTATCAGGCGAGTGGGGGGCCGGGGGAGCCGGGGTCGTGGAATCGGTATGCGTATGTGGGGGGATCCGGTGGGGCAGTGGGATCCTAG
- a CDS encoding RHS repeat-associated core domain-containing protein, with protein MASNKRIEYVYDGHNRVTEIHRFEKLSGVYQGDTGQMTKLYWDSAPFAEGVLTQGRLAGVETYQLGTWQESFNYSSSGLVTKKKMIFTIPGLGPARTVQSTHGYNNEGQMTSITYPTVSGSTGRTLTTTYDSMARPLSMSDNQSEVTVSGVAYNHRNQMTSMTGPNSTTVGWGFNELGQLVSMGTAGVSETYHYAPGANNGRIVKKVTNGEEVVYQYDALNRLVRSTAEAWEETYSLDGFGNLTGRTSPQGSFSLGINPATNKFAASSEHDVHGNYVMSGAYQFDIENRLALANRVLDTGSDYYAYGNGNKRIYKRVEQDGQPNKHYVYLYGVAGERIGHYEVTSTQVVRLTEWYYFAGRTVAEGTGTVTAVVTDRLGNVRKRGGTVYDYYPYGQEKPSPTAGDAAKFGTYYRDAGTGLDYADQRYFNVNHGRFMSPDTGLPVAGEPGSWNRYSYVNGDPTNFLDPRGLLAESAHDPSLFDYHFGSLLSGSAEFEDPYGLPADWLGYQRLQFMPFVWSYDCVTWECAEVNVALSPEAYEFLTSQLAPVAVPVVVEGAVIGGRVVHVILGIGLYERLVSYWNAKRTVIPDDCKEEEKEPTPTNPGGAKCDPSIDGCRINSKTGEIWCRDKLHKDHWEVYRDKNRYEKERKRNRAVWDSGCIRQRF; from the coding sequence ATGGCGTCGAACAAGCGGATCGAGTATGTCTATGACGGCCACAATCGGGTCACGGAGATTCACCGGTTCGAGAAGCTGAGCGGCGTCTACCAGGGAGACACCGGGCAGATGACGAAGCTGTATTGGGATTCGGCGCCGTTCGCGGAAGGAGTGCTGACGCAGGGACGGCTGGCGGGCGTGGAGACATACCAGTTGGGGACATGGCAGGAGAGCTTTAACTACTCGTCGTCGGGGCTGGTGACAAAGAAGAAGATGATATTCACGATCCCGGGGCTGGGGCCGGCACGGACGGTGCAATCGACGCACGGGTATAATAACGAAGGGCAAATGACGTCGATCACGTATCCGACGGTGTCGGGGTCGACGGGCCGGACGTTGACGACGACGTACGACTCGATGGCGCGGCCGTTGTCGATGAGCGACAATCAGAGCGAGGTAACGGTGAGCGGCGTGGCGTATAACCACCGCAATCAGATGACGTCGATGACGGGGCCGAACTCGACGACGGTTGGCTGGGGTTTCAACGAGCTGGGGCAGTTGGTGTCGATGGGGACGGCGGGGGTCTCGGAGACCTACCACTACGCGCCGGGAGCGAACAACGGGCGTATCGTGAAGAAGGTGACCAACGGGGAGGAAGTGGTCTACCAATACGACGCACTCAATCGATTAGTGCGGTCGACGGCGGAGGCGTGGGAGGAGACTTACTCGCTGGATGGGTTTGGGAACCTGACGGGACGGACGAGTCCGCAGGGATCGTTCAGTCTGGGGATCAATCCGGCAACGAACAAGTTCGCGGCGTCGAGCGAGCACGATGTTCACGGGAACTACGTGATGAGCGGGGCGTATCAGTTCGACATCGAGAATAGACTTGCGCTGGCGAACCGGGTTCTGGACACGGGGTCGGATTACTATGCGTACGGGAACGGGAACAAGCGGATCTACAAGCGGGTGGAGCAGGACGGGCAGCCGAACAAGCACTACGTGTATCTGTACGGGGTGGCCGGGGAGCGGATTGGGCATTACGAGGTGACGTCGACGCAGGTGGTGCGGTTGACGGAGTGGTATTACTTCGCGGGACGGACGGTGGCGGAGGGGACGGGGACGGTGACGGCGGTGGTGACGGACCGGTTGGGGAACGTGCGGAAGCGCGGTGGGACGGTTTACGATTACTATCCGTATGGGCAGGAGAAGCCGAGTCCGACGGCGGGGGACGCGGCGAAGTTCGGGACGTACTATCGGGATGCGGGGACGGGGTTGGACTATGCGGACCAGCGGTATTTCAATGTGAACCATGGTCGGTTCATGAGTCCGGACACCGGACTACCGGTGGCAGGAGAGCCGGGTTCTTGGAATCGGTATTCGTACGTCAATGGCGATCCGACAAACTTCCTCGATCCTCGCGGCCTGTTAGCTGAGAGCGCGCATGACCCGTCGTTGTTCGACTATCACTTCGGATCGTTGCTGAGCGGATCGGCAGAGTTCGAAGATCCGTACGGCTTGCCGGCCGATTGGCTCGGCTACCAGCGGCTGCAGTTCATGCCCTTTGTGTGGTCGTATGACTGCGTGACATGGGAGTGCGCTGAAGTGAACGTCGCGCTTTCGCCAGAGGCGTATGAGTTTCTGACGTCGCAGTTGGCGCCAGTCGCCGTGCCTGTCGTAGTCGAAGGCGCCGTCATAGGCGGCAGAGTGGTCCATGTAATCCTCGGGATTGGGCTGTATGAAAGGCTGGTAAGCTACTGGAATGCAAAGCGCACGGTGATTCCGGATGACTGCAAGGAAGAAGAAAAGGAACCAACGCCTACCAACCCTGGCGGCGCGAAGTGTGATCCGTCGATCGATGGCTGTAGAATCAATTCCAAAACGGGCGAGATATGGTGCCGCGACAAGCTTCATAAGGATCATTGGGAGGTCTATCGTGACAAGAATCGGTACGAGAAGGAAAGGAAGAGAAATCGGGCAGTATGGGATAGCGGCTGCATCCGACAACGATTTTAG
- a CDS encoding RHS repeat-associated core domain-containing protein, translating to MKKVTNGEEVVYQYDAINRLVRSTAEAWEETYSLDGFGNLTGRTSPQGSFSLGINPATNKFAASSEHDVHGNYVMSGAYQFDIENRLAQANRVLDAGSDYYAYGNGNKRIYKRVEQDGQPNKHYVYLYGVAGERIGHYEVTSTQVVRLTEWYYFAGRTVAEGTGTVTAVVTDRLGSVRKRGGTVYDYYPYGQEKPSPTVGDAAKFGTYYRDAGTGLDYADQRYFNVNHGRFMSPDPYQASGGRGIRGRGTGLPMWVGIRFHSWTRAAFRKSRRPKVIATTIPRIPFVKLRILRTGLRCSRILKRPGNASALTTK from the coding sequence GTGAAGAAGGTGACCAACGGGGAGGAAGTGGTCTACCAATATGACGCAATCAATCGCTTAGTGAGGTCGACGGCGGAGGCGTGGGAGGAGACGTACTCGCTGGATGGGTTTGGGAACCTGACGGGGCGGACGAGTCCGCAGGGATCGTTCAGTCTGGGGATCAATCCGGCGACGAACAAGTTCGCGGCGTCGAGCGAGCACGATGTGCACGGAAACTACGTGATGAGCGGGGCGTATCAGTTCGACATCGAGAATAGACTTGCGCAGGCGAACCGGGTGCTGGACGCGGGGTCGGATTACTATGCGTACGGGAACGGGAACAAGCGGATCTACAAGCGGGTGGAGCAGGACGGGCAGCCGAACAAGCACTACGTGTATCTGTACGGGGTGGCCGGGGAGCGGATTGGGCACTACGAGGTGACGTCGACGCAGGTGGTGCGGTTGACGGAGTGGTATTACTTCGCGGGACGGACGGTGGCGGAGGGGACGGGGACGGTGACGGCGGTGGTGACGGATCGGTTGGGGAGCGTGCGGAAGCGCGGAGGTACGGTTTACGATTACTATCCGTATGGGCAGGAGAAGCCGAGTCCGACGGTGGGGGACGCGGCGAAGTTCGGGACGTACTATCGGGATGCGGGGACGGGGTTGGACTATGCGGACCAGCGGTATTTCAATGTGAACCACGGTCGGTTCATGAGTCCGGACCCGTACCAGGCGAGTGGGGGCCGGGGGATCCGGGGTCGTGGAACCGGTTTGCCTATGTGGGTGGGGATCCGGTTTCACTCCTGGACCCGCGCGGCCTTCAGGAAGTCGCGCCGCCCAAAGGTCATTGCGACTACTATCCCACGGATCCCATTTGTCAAGCTACGCATCCTGCGCACGGGTCTCCGGTGCAGTCGGATACTGAAGCGGCCTGGAAACGCCTCAGCGTTGACGACAAAGTGA
- a CDS encoding malectin domain-containing carbohydrate-binding protein: MTAPHITETTNGRWVKTTLDGFGRPVKVQTGYASTTVSTTETVYEPCGCTPMGKVRKVSEPYASGGSAIWTEYKYDALGRTVEVIQPNGNGSTKYGYASNQVTTTDPTGRWKRFTSDALGNLTKVEEPPADQNPAQIRVNAGGTSYAPAQQAAYSADTGYSGGTAYSTTNAIDNTALDPLYQTQRRGSPLSYAFAVANGIYNVTLKWAEIQHNGAGLRKFHVSLEGVQRETSFDIWSAAGGKDKAVQRTYTVQVTDGQLNLAFTAQTDVPAINAIDISGVGISSAPGSSGNWDTSYTYNAQRLLTGVTMTRGTVTQTRTFAYNSAGKMTSSTNPETGTITFSYNSDQTLGSKEMASNKRIDYTYDGHSRVTEIHRFEKVSGVYQEDTGQMTKLYWDSAPFAEGVLTQGRLAGVETYQLGTWQESFNYSASGLVTKKKMIFTIPGLGSARTVQSTHGYNNEGQMTSITYPTVSGSTGRTLTTAYDSMARPLSMSDNQSEVTVSGVAYNHRNQMTSMTGPNSTTVGWGFNELGQLVSMGTAGVSETYHYAPAANNGRIVKKVTNGEEVVYQYDALNRLVRSTAEAWEETYSLDGFGNLTGRTSPQGSFSLGINPATNKFAASSEHDVHGNYVMSGAYQFDIENRLALANRVLDTGSDYYAYGNGNKRIYKRVEQDGQPNKHYVYLYGVAGERIGHYEVTSTQVVRLTEWYYFAGRTVAEGTGTVTAVVTDRLGSVRKRGGTVYDYYPYGQEKPSPTVGDAAKFGTYYRDAGTGLDYADQRYFNVNHGRFMSPDTGLPVAGEPGSWNRYSYVNGDPINFLDPRGLLAESAHDPSLFDYHFGSLLSGSAEFEDPYGLPADWLGYQRLQFMPFVWSYDCVTWECAEVNVALSPEAYEFLTSQLAPVAVPVVVEGAVIGGRVVHVILGIGLYERLVNYWNAKRKILPSDCPEDQREATPAETRGVKFEPIRSSPCKLNPQTGEVWCPDPSRHGGPHFEVYKSRRDHEKGKRDRSVWNNGCIRSTEEE, translated from the coding sequence ATGACCGCGCCCCATATCACGGAGACGACGAACGGGCGATGGGTGAAGACGACGCTGGATGGGTTCGGGCGGCCGGTAAAGGTGCAGACGGGGTACGCGTCCACGACCGTATCGACCACGGAAACGGTATACGAGCCCTGCGGGTGCACGCCGATGGGGAAGGTGCGGAAGGTGTCCGAGCCGTACGCGTCTGGCGGCAGTGCGATCTGGACGGAATACAAGTACGATGCGCTTGGGCGCACGGTAGAGGTGATCCAGCCGAATGGGAATGGGAGCACCAAGTACGGCTATGCGAGTAACCAAGTGACGACGACCGATCCGACGGGCCGCTGGAAGCGGTTCACATCGGATGCGTTGGGAAACCTGACGAAGGTGGAGGAGCCGCCGGCGGATCAGAACCCGGCACAGATCCGGGTGAACGCGGGCGGAACGTCGTACGCGCCGGCGCAGCAGGCGGCTTACTCGGCGGATACCGGATATTCGGGTGGGACGGCGTACTCGACTACCAATGCGATCGACAACACGGCGCTCGATCCGTTGTATCAGACGCAGCGGCGGGGGAGTCCGCTGAGTTACGCGTTCGCGGTGGCCAATGGGATCTACAATGTGACGCTGAAGTGGGCGGAGATCCAGCACAACGGGGCCGGGCTGAGGAAGTTCCACGTGAGCCTGGAGGGTGTGCAGCGGGAGACGAGCTTCGATATCTGGTCCGCGGCGGGCGGGAAGGACAAGGCGGTGCAGCGGACGTACACGGTGCAGGTGACCGACGGACAGTTGAACCTGGCGTTTACGGCACAGACGGACGTGCCGGCGATCAACGCGATCGACATCTCGGGGGTCGGGATTTCGAGCGCACCGGGGTCGAGCGGGAACTGGGATACTTCGTATACCTACAACGCGCAGCGGTTGCTGACGGGCGTGACGATGACGCGGGGGACGGTGACGCAGACGCGGACGTTCGCATACAATAGCGCGGGAAAGATGACGTCGAGCACGAATCCGGAGACGGGTACGATCACGTTCTCGTACAACTCGGACCAGACGCTCGGGTCGAAGGAGATGGCGTCGAACAAGCGGATCGACTACACGTATGACGGCCACAGCCGGGTTACGGAGATTCACCGGTTCGAGAAGGTGAGCGGTGTGTATCAGGAGGACACCGGGCAGATGACGAAGCTGTATTGGGACTCGGCGCCGTTCGCGGAGGGGGTGCTGACGCAGGGGCGGCTGGCGGGGGTGGAGACGTACCAGTTGGGGACATGGCAGGAAAGCTTCAACTACTCGGCGTCGGGACTGGTGACAAAGAAGAAGATGATATTCACGATCCCGGGGCTGGGGTCGGCACGGACGGTGCAATCGACGCACGGGTATAATAACGAAGGGCAAATGACGTCGATCACGTATCCGACGGTGTCGGGTTCGACGGGCCGGACGTTGACGACGGCGTACGACTCGATGGCGCGGCCGTTGTCGATGAGCGACAATCAGAGCGAGGTAACGGTGAGCGGCGTGGCGTATAACCACCGCAATCAGATGACGTCGATGACGGGGCCGAACTCGACTACCGTTGGATGGGGCTTCAACGAGCTGGGGCAGTTGGTGTCGATGGGGACGGCGGGGGTCTCGGAGACCTACCACTACGCGCCGGCGGCGAATAACGGGCGGATCGTGAAGAAGGTGACCAACGGGGAGGAAGTGGTCTACCAATACGACGCACTCAATCGATTAGTGCGGTCGACGGCGGAGGCGTGGGAGGAGACTTACTCGCTGGATGGGTTTGGGAACCTGACGGGACGGACGAGTCCGCAGGGATCGTTCAGTCTGGGGATCAATCCGGCAACGAACAAGTTCGCGGCGTCGAGCGAGCACGATGTTCACGGGAACTACGTGATGAGCGGGGCGTATCAGTTCGACATCGAGAATAGACTTGCGCTGGCGAACCGGGTTCTGGACACGGGGTCGGATTACTATGCGTACGGGAACGGGAACAAGCGGATCTACAAGCGGGTGGAGCAGGACGGGCAGCCGAACAAGCACTACGTGTATCTGTACGGGGTGGCCGGGGAGCGGATTGGGCATTACGAGGTGACGTCGACGCAGGTGGTGCGGTTGACGGAGTGGTATTACTTCGCGGGGCGGACGGTGGCGGAGGGGACGGGGACGGTGACGGCGGTGGTGACGGATCGGTTGGGGAGCGTGCGGAAGCGCGGAGGTACGGTTTACGATTACTATCCGTATGGGCAGGAGAAGCCGAGTCCGACGGTGGGGGATGCGGCGAAGTTCGGGACGTATTATCGGGATGCGGGGACGGGGTTGGACTATGCGGACCAGCGGTATTTCAATGTGAACCATGGTCGGTTCATGAGTCCGGACACCGGACTACCGGTGGCAGGAGAGCCGGGTTCTTGGAATCGGTATTCGTACGTCAATGGCGATCCGATAAACTTCCTCGATCCTCGCGGCCTGTTAGCTGAGAGCGCGCATGACCCGTCGTTGTTCGACTATCACTTCGGATCGTTGCTGAGCGGATCGGCAGAGTTCGAAGATCCGTACGGCTTGCCGGCCGATTGGCTCGGCTACCAGCGGCTGCAGTTCATGCCCTTTGTGTGGTCGTATGACTGCGTGACATGGGAGTGCGCTGAAGTGAACGTCGCGCTTTCGCCAGAGGCGTATGAGTTTCTGACGTCGCAGTTGGCGCCAGTCGCCGTGCCTGTCGTAGTCGAAGGCGCCGTCATAGGCGGCAGAGTGGTCCATGTAATCCTCGGGATTGGGCTGTATGAAAGGCTGGTAAACTACTGGAATGCAAAGCGCAAAATCCTACCTAGCGATTGTCCGGAGGATCAGCGTGAAGCAACTCCGGCTGAAACTCGTGGCGTCAAGTTCGAGCCAATTCGAAGTAGCCCTTGTAAACTGAACCCTCAGACTGGGGAAGTCTGGTGCCCGGATCCTAGTCGCCACGGCGGCCCGCACTTTGAGGTATACAAGAGTAGGCGGGACCACGAGAAAGGCAAGAGAGACCGTTCTGTCTGGAACAACGGGTGTATCCGCTCGACGGAGGAGGAATAG
- a CDS encoding cytochrome b N-terminal domain-containing protein: MRGIIDWIESRTGLETAFQHFLDEDIPASAGWHQVLGSVALFCFMAQIFTGVMLSLNYAASPGDAHNSIRYLMNEVTAGKLIRGLHHWGASMMIVVVVLHMLQVFLWGAYKKPREATWLVGIGLLMLTLAFGLTGYLLPWDNRAYWGTVVTTQIAAKAPFAGPYLERLMGSENGVGAVTFARFYAMHVMLLPLITTLVIGLHVFLVRRHGVAPSPGDDAPKKKFFPEQVFKDTVAMFAAFAVLFTLAATMEAPLGRLADPTDTTYIPRPEWYFLFLFQTLKFFEGPLEVVGAHILPGLAVALLAAMPFLDRARIARLRQRTMFFGVAGLALAGWAALTLAAVRSTPKEALTQDLPEAPVEAWQALSAEELAGIGYYRREACGSCHLVGGQGTANGPDLTTGAHERDAKWMLDHFKRPAEIVPGSEMPPTQLSDSQLNAVAAFLLRLRPGNATALISAPATEVEGAIIYQRFQCSACHQINGVGKKLGPNLNGLRRRREKEWIVQHFAEPQKLSPGTTMPPYRFPPRDLERILAYLQSVPDRPVEDLGIE; the protein is encoded by the coding sequence ATGCGGGGGATCATCGATTGGATCGAATCGCGGACCGGGCTCGAAACCGCGTTCCAGCATTTCCTCGACGAAGACATTCCGGCTTCGGCAGGTTGGCACCAGGTGCTCGGAAGCGTGGCGCTGTTTTGCTTCATGGCGCAGATTTTCACGGGCGTGATGCTCTCGTTGAACTATGCGGCGTCGCCCGGCGACGCGCACAACTCGATCCGCTACCTGATGAACGAAGTGACGGCGGGCAAGCTCATCCGGGGGCTGCACCACTGGGGCGCGAGCATGATGATCGTGGTGGTGGTGCTGCATATGCTCCAGGTGTTTCTGTGGGGCGCGTACAAGAAGCCGCGCGAGGCGACATGGCTCGTCGGCATCGGACTGCTGATGTTGACGCTCGCCTTCGGCCTGACCGGGTATCTGCTGCCGTGGGACAACCGTGCCTATTGGGGCACGGTGGTTACCACGCAGATCGCGGCGAAGGCGCCGTTCGCCGGGCCCTATCTCGAACGGCTGATGGGCAGCGAGAACGGAGTGGGCGCGGTGACATTCGCCCGTTTCTATGCGATGCACGTGATGCTGCTTCCGCTGATCACAACGCTGGTGATCGGTCTTCACGTGTTCCTGGTCCGCAGGCATGGCGTCGCTCCGTCGCCGGGCGACGACGCACCCAAGAAGAAGTTCTTCCCCGAGCAGGTTTTCAAGGATACGGTGGCGATGTTTGCCGCCTTCGCCGTGCTCTTCACCCTGGCGGCGACCATGGAAGCGCCGCTGGGCCGGCTGGCGGACCCCACCGACACCACTTACATTCCGCGGCCAGAATGGTACTTCCTGTTCCTGTTCCAGACGCTGAAGTTCTTCGAGGGACCACTCGAGGTCGTCGGCGCTCACATTCTCCCCGGATTGGCGGTGGCGCTGCTGGCCGCGATGCCGTTCCTCGATCGCGCCAGGATTGCCCGGTTGCGGCAGCGCACGATGTTCTTCGGCGTGGCGGGATTGGCGTTGGCGGGCTGGGCGGCGCTGACCTTGGCCGCCGTCCGCAGCACGCCGAAAGAGGCCCTCACGCAGGATCTGCCGGAAGCGCCCGTGGAAGCCTGGCAGGCGCTCTCCGCCGAGGAACTGGCCGGTATCGGTTACTACCGGCGCGAAGCTTGCGGCTCCTGTCATCTGGTGGGCGGACAAGGTACGGCCAACGGTCCCGATCTCACTACCGGCGCCCATGAGCGCGACGCCAAATGGATGCTCGATCACTTCAAGCGTCCGGCCGAGATCGTGCCGGGCAGCGAGATGCCGCCGACGCAGTTGAGCGACTCGCAGTTGAACGCAGTAGCCGCCTTCCTCCTCCGGCTGCGGCCGGGGAACGCCACGGCCCTGATTTCGGCGCCAGCCACGGAGGTGGAGGGCGCGATCATCTATCAGCGATTCCAGTGCTCGGCGTGTCATCAGATCAACGGGGTGGGCAAGAAACTCGGTCCGAACCTGAACGGGTTGCGCCGCCGGCGCGAGAAGGAATGGATCGTTCAGCATTTCGCCGAGCCGCAGAAGCTGTCGCCGGGTACGACCATGCCGCCGTATCGGTTTCCGCCCCGCGATCTGGAGAGGATCCTGGCTTACCTGCAATCGGTTCCGGACCGCCCGGTGGAGGATTTGGGAATCGAGTAG
- a CDS encoding ubiquinol-cytochrome c reductase iron-sulfur subunit, with amino-acid sequence MAKQEGSGEDRGRRRFHLTVIYGLTSLISAGFGIPALLYLILPKRGQGEKQWIPIGDVSQVRPEQPEEIVFRRTRQDGWRRISEKTSAWVIRSGDKITAFAPGCTHLGCAYHWDDRNKNFLCPCHTSTFGADGKVLEGPAPRPLDRYETRVENGKLLVGAVIKGGQEA; translated from the coding sequence ATGGCAAAGCAAGAGGGCTCCGGCGAGGATCGTGGCCGGCGTCGATTTCACCTGACGGTTATCTATGGATTGACCTCCTTGATTTCGGCCGGATTCGGAATCCCGGCGCTGTTGTATCTGATCCTGCCGAAGCGTGGGCAAGGCGAAAAGCAATGGATTCCAATCGGCGATGTGAGCCAGGTGCGGCCCGAGCAGCCGGAGGAAATCGTATTCCGGCGGACGCGCCAGGACGGCTGGCGGCGGATCAGTGAAAAGACGAGCGCGTGGGTGATCCGCTCCGGCGACAAAATCACGGCCTTCGCGCCCGGATGCACGCATCTGGGCTGCGCGTATCACTGGGACGACCGCAATAAGAACTTCCTGTGCCCGTGCCACACGTCGACGTTCGGCGCCGATGGCAAGGTGCTCGAAGGCCCCGCTCCGCGCCCGCTCGATCGGTACGAGACTCGCGTGGAGAACGGCAAGCTGCTCGTCGGCGCCGTGATCAAGGGCGGCCAGGAGGCGTAG